GGCCACCGCCGCGTTCATGCCCGTAATGCCCGGCTCGCCAATGCCCTTGTTTCACAGCCCGCTGAGATCGGGATCGCGTTCGGGCATCGCGTCGACCGAGTTTATATCGGCGTTCACCGGAATCAGGTATTCGGCGTGTACCCGCACCTCCACGAATTGTGTACCGAACGACGCGCGGATCTTGTCCTGCAACCGCGTGCCGCCGACCGAGCGGCCCTGCCCGCGCGACAAGCCCGATCCGCCCGCCCGCTGGCCGGGCAGTAGGCGTTTACAGCCGCTTGCCGCTGGCATCGAACAGGTGCAGCCTGTCGGTCGGGACGCGGACCGACAGCTTATCGCCTTCGCTGCCGGAATAGCCGCTGCTGCGAATGGCGATGGCGGTCTTGTCCGCCAGTTCGGCATGGACGATGCGCGTTTCGCCCAGTTCCTCGATCCCCGTCAACGTCGCGGGCAGGCCTTCGTTGGCGATTTCGAGGTCCTCCGGACGGATTGCGATCTGGCTGGGCTTTGCGCCTGACGGCAGGGCTATGCGCTCTCCCCCGGACAGTACGGCATCGCCCCCTTCGACGCGTTCGACTGCCAGGAAGTTCATGGTCGGCATGCCGAGAAAGCCCGCGACATAGGCTGTTGCGGGGCGGTGATAGAGTTCGGCGGGTGGGCCGACCTGTTCGATATGCCCGTCGTGCAGGATGACCATCCGGTCGGCCAGGCTCATCGCCTCTACCTGATCGTGCGTCACATAGATCATCGTTGCGCCCAGCGACTTGTGCAACTGGCGGATCTCCATGCGGGTGCGGGTGCGCAGCGCGGCGTCCAGGTTGGACAGCGGTTCGTCGAACAGGAACACGTCAGGTTCGCGAACGATGGCGCGAGCGATGGCGACACGCTGCCGCTGGCCGCCTGATAGCTGGCCGGGTTTGCGATCCAGCAGCGCCTCGATCTCCAGCATCGTCGCAGCCCGTTGCACGGCCTCTTCGGTGGCGGTCTTGCCGATCCTTTTCAGCTTTAGGCCAAAGGCGATATTTTCGCGCACGGTCATGTGCGGGTAGAGCGCGTAGGACTGGAACACCATCGACACGCCGCGTTCGGATGGCGGCGCATCAGTGACGTCGCGGTTGCCGATGCGGATCGTGCCTTCGCTCGGCTGTTCCAGCCCGGCGATCATGCGCAGCAGGGTGGACTTGCCCGACCCCGACGCGCCGACGAAGACGACGAATTCGCCGCTTTCGATGGCAAGGTCGACCTGTTTGATCACCTCGGTCGGGCCGAAGCGTTTGGCGATACCCTCTAGGCGGACGGAAGACATGCGTTACCCTTTCACCGCGCCTGCGGTCAGCCCGGCCACGAGTTTTCTCTGGAAGATCAGCACCAGCACGATCATCGGCACCGTCACGATGACCGACGCAGCCATGATGTTGCCCCAAGGCAGTTCGTACTGGCTGGCCCCGGTGATCAGCGCGATGGCGACGGGCACGGTGCGCTGTTCGTTGGTCAGCGTGAACGACAGCGCGAAGAGGAACTCGTTCCACGCCGCGATGAAGGCGAGCAGGCCGGTCGTGACCAGCGCGGGGGCGAGCAGGGGCAGGAACACCTTGGTCACGATGGTCCACGATGATGCGCCGTCCATGATCGCGGCCTCCTCGATCTCCACCGGCAGGTCGCGCATGAAACTGGTCAGCACCCAGACCGTGAAGGGCAGGGTGAAGATCATGTAGCTGAATACGAGCGAGAGCAGGTTGTTGTAGAGCCCGAACAGGCGCACGATCTCGAACAGGCCCGACAGCACCGCGACCTGCGGAAACATCGACACGCCAAGGATGGTGTAGAGCAGCAGCCGTCGCCCTTTGAACTTCGCCCGCCCGAAAGCATAAGACGCGAAGGTCGCCAGCCCCAATGATAGCACGACGACCGAGAACGCGACGATCAGCGAGTTCAGGATGTTCTTTGCAAACGGCTGATCGGTCATCACCGCGCGATAATTCGCCAAAGTCGGATCGCCGGGCCACAGCGAAGCCTCGAATATGGCGGAACCTTCGCGGAAAGAACTGACTACCGCGTAATAGAACGGGAACAGCAGGAACAGCGCGACGACGATCCACAGCAGGACGAGTGCGCCATTCTTGATCAGGCGGTTCGATTTCATGCCGCCTTCTCCTGACCCAGAGGTTTCAGCGTCATGATGTAGATCACGGTGATCATCGCGATGATCAGGAACAGTCCGGTCGATGCGGCGGACCCGTAACCGACGTCCTGAAATGACACGAGAGCCTGCCGTGCAAAGACCGAGAGCGTCATCGTCTCTTCGCTCGATCCGGTCATCACGTAGACGAGGTCGAACATGCGCATCGCGTCGAGCAGGCGGAAGATCACTGCGACGACCAGCGCGGGTTTGATCAGCGGCAGTGTAACTTTGAAGAACACTTTTACTGGGTGGATGCCGTCAACCTTGGCGGCCTCGTAGATTTCCTTCGGCAAGGTTTGGAGCGCGGCCAGCACCAGCAGCGCCACAAAGGGTGTCGTCTTCCAGACGTCGACCATGATGATCGAGACCATCGCAAGGCTCGACCCGCCCAGCCACGCGATCGGCCCGTCGGTGAAGCCAGCGCCTTCCAGCATCGCGTTCACCACGCCGAACTGGTCGTTCAGCATCCACTGCCAGATCTTCGCCGAAACCACCGTCGGGATCGCCCACGGGACCAGCATCGCCGCACGCATCAGGCCCCGCCCCGGCAGCGAGGCATTGACGATCAGCGCCACGATCACGCCCAGCACGAGTTCGAGACTGACCGAAACCGCAGCAAAGACCAGCGTGTTCCACAACGCCCGCAGCCACTGCGGATCGGTGAAAATACCGTACCAGCGCCCTTCGGCATGGACGACGAAGTTGTCGAACCAGATGAAGTCGTAAGTGGTGAGATCGACCAGGGTGGCGTTGGTCATCGAAAACCAGATCGTGCGCGCCAGCGGCCATGCGGCGACAACGGCTAGCACCACCAGCATCGGCGTGACGAACAGCCACGCAGACCGTGCGCGGGCGGCGTCTATGGCGGAGCGGCGGCTCATTCGGCCTGCTCCGACCAGCGCGCGCGATAGGCGATGCGCGCGATCTCGTCCTCCAGCCGGGTCAGCGCGGGGCCGGCCTTGCTGTCGCCTTGCAGCACGTCGTAACTCGCCCGCCAGATCGCGTCGGATACCTGATTGTAACGGGCACCTGCCGGACGGGCGGGGCGGGCCACGGCATTTTCGAACGCGGGATAAAGCGTGGCGAAGAACGGGTTCGCCGCGATGACTTCGCGATCGTCGTAAAGCGCGGTCAGCGTCGGGTTATAGGCGCCGACGATGGCGCGGCGCTTCTGCTCTTCGGCGCGGGTGAGATAGCGGACGAGATCGATGGCTTCCTCGCGGTGGCGCGAGTAGCGCGATACGGCAAGGTGCCAGCCCCCCAGCGCCGCCGCGCTCTTGCCATCCGGTCCTTTCGGCAGGGCGACGACGCCAACCTTGCCGCGAACCGGGCTTTCCGCGCCCTGCGCCAACGCCCAGGCATAGGGCCAGTTGCGCATGAAGACCGCGTTGCCGGTCTGGAAAACGCCGCGAGAGGCTTCCTCGTCGTAATTCAGCACCCCGCGCGGGGCGATGGTGCCGATCCAGCCCGCCGCGCGGTTCAGGGCGGTGCGGGCCTGCGGATTGTCTGCGGTGAATGCCCGGTCAAGGCCTAGGAAAGACCCGCCGCCGTGGGACGCCACCCATTCCAGCGCGTTGCAGGTCAGCCCCTCATAAGCCTTGGCCTGAAAGACATAGCCCCACAGGCGGCCGTTGCCTTCGGCCCGCTCCGCCTTCTGGATCGCGGTAGCGATGCGGGTCAGGTCGTCCCACGTCTTGGGCGGGGCGTAGCCGTATTTGTCCAGCAGGTCCTTGCGGTAATAGAGCACGCCCGCGTCGATGTACCACGGCACCGCGACCAGCTTGCCGTTCACCCGGTTGTTCGCGCCCAGTGCCGGGAACATCGCGTCGACACGGTCGCCCAATGGTTCTTCCAGATCGGCAAGATGCGATTGCAGCATGCCCGCCCAGACCACGTCGATCTGCAGCACGTCGATGTCGGCGGACTGCGAGGATAGCAGCTGAACGTAAAGCTGGAACCGGTCGCTCGACGAATTGGGCGTGTTGACGATCTCTACCGTGTTGCCCGTCTGCGCCGCCCATTCCTGCGCGGCATCGCGGCACAGTTCCAGCTCTATGCCCAGCGCCCCGCAAGCGATGGCGATATGCGCGCCGCCTTCCCGCTGCGCTTGCGCCGGGCCAAGCGCGACCAGCGCGGCAAGCGCAGCCGCCACCGATTTCCACGATGCGAAGAGGCCGCGAAGCCCCATCAGGCCGCTTTTGCGTCGGCTTTGTCTTCCTTCGTTTCGAACCCGACGCGGGCGAACGAGGCGAACAGGCTGTCGATCCAGTGCACGATGTCATAAGTTTCGACATCCGCCCGCATGCGCTTCATCCGGCCCGAAGCCTCCAGATCGTCCATCCCCAAAGCTTCGTCCAGCGCGCGGTCAAGGTCGCGGTGGCCATAGGGGTTGGTGTAGATCGCCTCGGGCAGCTCCACCGCGCAGCCGGCGAATTCGGACAGGATCAGCTTGCCCGGTTCCCCGTTCTTGGCCGCGACGAATTCCTTCGCCACCAGATTAAGACCGTCGCGCAGAGGCGTGGTGATGCAGGTATCTGCGGCGCGGTAATAGCTCATCAGCTTTTCAAACGGGATGGCGTTCGAATAGAGGACGATGGGCGTCCAGCCGAGGTTGGAATAGAGCCCGTTCACCCGTCCGACGAGCTGTTCGATTTCCTTCTGCGTCTCGTCATAGATCGCCATGCCGCTGGCCGCGCGGACCGATACGCAGAGCATCTTGATCTTGCCGCGCAAGTTGGGTCGCCGGTCGATCAGGCGCTCGAACCCCTTCAACGCCTCGATCGTGCCCTTGGTGTAATCGGTGCGTCCCACGGTGACGATCAGCTTGCGCCCGTCGAGCCGCCCGAGAATGCGATCCTCCAGATCGACGGTGTTCTGATGGTCGAGGATATCGTCGATAAGGTGCACGTCGGCCCCCACGGGCGAAACGTCGATGGCGATCTCCCGGTCGCCCAGCTTCAGCGTGCGCGGCATCTGCGGTTCGGACAACGCCTGCCCCGGAACGTTCAGGTGCACCGGTGTCTCGACCACTTCGCTTATTTCCGCCCCGGTCAACCCGCGCGCAACGTCGGTGAAGTTCTTCGCATAACGCGGGATGTGAAAGCCCACGAGATCGCAATCGAGCAGCGAGCCCAGGATATCCGCGCGCCAAGGCAGGATGTTGAACACGTCCTGCGAGGGGAAGGGCGTGTGGTGATAGAACGCGATCTTCACGTCGGGCCGGATCTGGCGCAGGTAATGCGGCACCAGCCACAGGTTGTAATCGTGGATCCAGACCAGCGCGCCTTCGTCGGCCTGCTCGGCCGCGGCCTCCGCGAAGAGACGGTTCACTTCGTGAAACGTGCGCCAGTCGACGTTGTCATAACTGAACAGCCACGGAAAGCTGTGCAGCACCGGCCAGAACGCCTCTTTCGAGGTGACGTGATAGAAGCTGGATGCCTGTTTCTTCGTCAAAGGCAGACGGCGGACGTGGAAGCCTCCGTTGTCGTCGTCGATGTGGACGACGCGCTCGAAATCGGGATCGCCCGGTTCATGCTCCTTCCACGCGACCCATGCGCCGCGTCCCGGCTCCAATCGCTTGAAAAAGGCCTTCAGCGTCGGGACGATGCCGTTCGGGCTCTTGTTCGCGCGATAGACGGTTTTGCCCCCCTCCTCGAACTCCTCGTAAGGCTGGCGGTGATAGACGATGACGAGTGACGATTTTTGCATATCCGGTTGCCCCCGGGGCTCTTATTTCTGGGTAAGGTCGAAGTGATGAATGGCTTCCAGCACGCCGGCACAGCCGTGGCCGGTGGCGCGATAGATGTGCGGCGCATCGGGCAGGGCGGCCAGCAGCCGGTCCTCCGAATTGCCGACGGCGACCGATTTCAACCCGCAATCCAGCATCGACAGGTCGTTCATCGTGTCGCCAGCGGCCAGCACGCGGTCGTGCGGCAAGGCCAGCGCCTCGACCATGCGGCGCAGGGTCGGGCCCTTGGCGATGCCCTTCGGCAGCACATCGAGGTAAAGATCGGCGCTGGTCAGACAGTCGAACCCGGCCTCTTCGATCTTGCGAACGGTGCTGTCCTGCAATTCGGCGGGTTTGTAGTAATAGCTGACCCGGTGGCGGAACGGCGTGGGTTGCAGTTCGATGCCGGGTTCGTTCTTCAGCATCTCGACCACGCGATCGTTCGCGTTGCCCCAGATGGTCGCGATCTCCGCCTCCAGCGCGGTGACCGGCTTGAAGTCCTGCTCCACGTCATAGACCGAGGTGCCGACATCGCCGACGATATAGCGCGGCGTGGGCATCCCCGGCCGGGCGATCAGGTCGCGGATGAAGTCGACATCGCGGCCGGTTACGAAAACAAGCAGGACATCGTCGCGCGCCTCGATCGCTTCATACAGCGTGCGGCGTTCGTCGTCGTTGCCGCCAAGGAACGTGCCGTCGAGATCGGTGGCCAGCACCAGCCCGTAATCGGTCGCCGTGTCGGGCAAGTTGCGGTCCATCATCGTCGTCATGCTCATCAGGCGGCCTTTCCAAGCTGGCGCGAACGGTCGAACCGCTGGCGGAATGCGGCACCCACGGCGGCACGCGGGCTGGCGCGACCGGCGACAAGGTCTGCGGCGGCCTCGACCAGGGGGACATCGACGCCCAGTTCCCCGGCGCGAGCGGCCAGCGCTTCGACATTGGCGGCGCCCTCATGGGTTTCGTCGCCCTCCTCCTCTCCGGCGGCAAGGCGATAGCCCATCGAATAGTTGCGCGATTGCGGATCGGTGCAGGTCAGCGCGAAATCGCCGAAGCCTGCCGGGCCGAGCAGGGTGGCGGGATCGCCATCGACCGCGCTGGCAAAGGCGGCTGCCTCGCGGATCGCCTCGCTCATCAAGGCCGCACGCGAATTGGCCCCGGCATCCAGCCCGTCGGACGCGCCGCACAGGATCGCGGCGACGTTCTTGAACACGCCCGCAACCTGCACGCCGCGAATGTCGTTGCAGGGGGACAGCACGAAAGTCTCGCTGGAAAGGCGCGAGCAGACCGCCTCTGCCGCATCGGTCGGCCCGGCGACTGTGACGATGGTTTGCAGTCCCTCGGCCACTTCCTCGGCAAAGCTGGGACCGGACAGCATCAGCACCGGCGCGCCGCCCCGAATGCGGGAAATGCGTTCGCACAGGAAATCCCCGTCTTCGGCCAGTCCCTTGGCACAGACCACGAAGGGCACGTCGGCGGAAACATGTGGGTGCGCGGCGCGGGCCTGTTCCTCCACTGCCTTGCTCGGCCCGGCAAGGAAAACCACCTCTGCACCGGCAACGGTGGCCAGCATCGTGTCGCTGACGGCCAGCGATTGCGGAAAGGGATGTCCGGGCAGCCGGTCGGCATTTACGCGATCCCGACGCATTTTTTCGACATGATCGGCGCGGCGGGCGTGCAAGCGGACGGCGTGTCCGCCACGGGCCAATGCGATGGCGATGGCAGTGCCCCAGGCTCCCGCGCCAAGTACGGCAATCGAGGATCCGAAGTACTCACCCCGCTTCGCAAATTGAAATTTAGGGCGATTTGTATTTTTATCGGTCAATGTTCTTCAGCCGCCTTATTTTCTGCCAATAGGATAAATAAAGCCTGACACCGATTGAAATATAAAATGTGACTAAATCTCTTTGTATTCGTTATCAAATGCTTGTGTCGGGCCTTAGCGCCTGTTTATTACAAACATCCTCTGTCCCAATGCCGATATTACCTAGGGCATTTGCCTTGAAATATCAAGCTGCACAGGTTGCAAGACTTGTGATAGCCTGCCCCGCATAGAGAGGAACCGACTGCAGGGCGTTTGGTTTCGGACGGGTGCGCAATGACCGTTTCCCGACCGGCCACCGGATCGAATACCCAACTACGAAAGTGCATCGATGAACCTGCAAACCGGCGTGAAAAGTCCCGGCACCCCATCCCCGACGATCGCGGGCAGTGACACCGGCTTCGTTCCGCAGGGGATGACTCGCACGCCCGGCGCGAACGATTTTCCGTGGTGGCGCGGCGCGGTCATCTATCAGGTCTATCCCCGCAGCTTCGCCGACAGCACCGGCAACGGCGTAGGCGATATCGCGGGCCTGACTGGCAAGCTGGACTACATCGCTTCGCTGGGTGTCGACGCGATCTGGCTCTCGCCAATCTATAAATCGCCGATGAAGGACTTCGGCTACGACGTTTCGGATTATTGCGATGTCGATCCGATGTTCGGGTCGCTGGCCGATTTCGATGCAATGCTGGAAAAGGCCCATGCACTGGGCCTGAAAGTGCTGGTCGATCAGGTCTATTCGCACACGTCGGACCAACACGCATGGTTCGCCGAAAGCCGGTCGAGCCGCGATAACCCAAAGGCCAACTGGTACGTCTGGGCGAATGCCCGCGCAGACGGTACTCCGCCCAACAACTGGCAATCGATGTTCGGCGGCCCCGCGTGGAAGTGGGCCCCGGTGCGCGCGCAGTATTACATGCACAATTTCCTCGACAGCCAGCCGCAGATGAACCTGCACAACCCGGCGGTGCAAGAGGCGCTGCTGGGCGTCGCAAAGTTCTGGCTGGATCGCGGGGTCGATGGCTTTCGCATGGATGCGCTGAATTTCGCGATGCACGATCCGCAACTGCGCGATAACCCGCCCGCGGCTCTGTTCGACAAGGCGGTCGTACGCCCCTTCGATTACCAGCACCATACCTACAGCCAGTTTCACCGCGACACGCCAAAATTCCTCGAAAAGCTGCGCAAGCTGACCGACCAATACGATGGCGTTTTTACCTTGGCAGAAGTGTGCGCCGACGACGGCAATATCGCGATAAAGCGGTTCATCAAGGGCACGACCCGGATGAACAGCGCCTATGGCTTCGACTTTCTCTACGCGCCGAAGCTGACGTCGCATCTGGTGCAAGAGGTCATGTCGCATTGGCCGGACGAGCCGGGGATGGGCTGGCCCAGCTGGGCGTTCGAAAACCACGATGCCCCGCGCGCTGTGTCGCGCTGGTGCACGGATACGGGCGGGCTGTGGGACGATAAAGAGGCCAAGGATGCCTTCGCCAAGGTGAAGCTGGCGCTCTTGGTGGCGCTGCGCGGTACGGTTATCGCCTATCAGGGCGAGGAACTGGGCCTGGAACAGGACGATATTCCCTTCGAGCTGCTGAAAGACCCCGAGGCCATCGCCAACTGGCCGCGCACGCTGTCGCGCGATGGGGCGCGAACGCCGATGCCGTGGGACGAAACCGCGCAGGGCGGATTCACCACCGGCGAACCGTGGCTGCCGCTGGGCAAGGCGAATGCCGCGCGGGCGGTGTCGTTGCAGGACGGCGATCCCGGCTCGACGCTGAACATTGCCCGCGCGCTGTTCCGCCTGCGCCGCGATTTTCCCGCGCTACGGCTGGGTGCGGTGGAAAATTGTCAGGGCGATGGGAACCTGCTGGTGCTGGACCGCGTGTTCGAGGCGCAACGGATTCGCTGCCTGTTCAACCTCGGCCCGGATGAGCGGCCGTTCTCGGATACGTCGGAAGACACCGTTCTGATCGCCGCGGTTGGCGGGGCGACGCGTGAACGCCTGCCCGCCTATTCGGCGCTGTTCTGGGAGTGCAACTGGTAGCGTCAGGTCGCGGCGGTCGCCGTGCGCGAACGCCGCTCTTCCTCGGCATAAAGCGTGAAGGGATCGAGTACTGCGCGGCCTAGCGCTGATTCGAACGCAGCTTGCTGCGGATTGCCGTGACCCGTCGAATTGGCCTCATCGCCCAGGTTTGAGCGGAAGATACCGGCTGCGCTGACAGGCAGGAAATCCTCGTATGTGATCGGGACTGGTTGGCCGCTGGCATAGGAGAAATAGGCCAGCCCTTCGCTGCGCAAGGCATCCGCATCGTCGGGGAAATCCGCGAATGCCGCCTCCGCCCCTTCGCTCGCCGCGCGGGCAAGGCAGGCGTCGT
The sequence above is a segment of the Croceicoccus naphthovorans genome. Coding sequences within it:
- a CDS encoding ABC transporter ATP-binding protein, translating into MSSVRLEGIAKRFGPTEVIKQVDLAIESGEFVVFVGASGSGKSTLLRMIAGLEQPSEGTIRIGNRDVTDAPPSERGVSMVFQSYALYPHMTVRENIAFGLKLKRIGKTATEEAVQRAATMLEIEALLDRKPGQLSGGQRQRVAIARAIVREPDVFLFDEPLSNLDAALRTRTRMEIRQLHKSLGATMIYVTHDQVEAMSLADRMVILHDGHIEQVGPPAELYHRPATAYVAGFLGMPTMNFLAVERVEGGDAVLSGGERIALPSGAKPSQIAIRPEDLEIANEGLPATLTGIEELGETRIVHAELADKTAIAIRSSGYSGSEGDKLSVRVPTDRLHLFDASGKRL
- the ggpS gene encoding glucosylglycerol-phosphate synthase; the protein is MQKSSLVIVYHRQPYEEFEEGGKTVYRANKSPNGIVPTLKAFFKRLEPGRGAWVAWKEHEPGDPDFERVVHIDDDNGGFHVRRLPLTKKQASSFYHVTSKEAFWPVLHSFPWLFSYDNVDWRTFHEVNRLFAEAAAEQADEGALVWIHDYNLWLVPHYLRQIRPDVKIAFYHHTPFPSQDVFNILPWRADILGSLLDCDLVGFHIPRYAKNFTDVARGLTGAEISEVVETPVHLNVPGQALSEPQMPRTLKLGDREIAIDVSPVGADVHLIDDILDHQNTVDLEDRILGRLDGRKLIVTVGRTDYTKGTIEALKGFERLIDRRPNLRGKIKMLCVSVRAASGMAIYDETQKEIEQLVGRVNGLYSNLGWTPIVLYSNAIPFEKLMSYYRAADTCITTPLRDGLNLVAKEFVAAKNGEPGKLILSEFAGCAVELPEAIYTNPYGHRDLDRALDEALGMDDLEASGRMKRMRADVETYDIVHWIDSLFASFARVGFETKEDKADAKAA
- a CDS encoding HAD-IIB family hydrolase, whose amino-acid sequence is MSMTTMMDRNLPDTATDYGLVLATDLDGTFLGGNDDERRTLYEAIEARDDVLLVFVTGRDVDFIRDLIARPGMPTPRYIVGDVGTSVYDVEQDFKPVTALEAEIATIWGNANDRVVEMLKNEPGIELQPTPFRHRVSYYYKPAELQDSTVRKIEEAGFDCLTSADLYLDVLPKGIAKGPTLRRMVEALALPHDRVLAAGDTMNDLSMLDCGLKSVAVGNSEDRLLAALPDAPHIYRATGHGCAGVLEAIHHFDLTQK
- a CDS encoding carbohydrate ABC transporter permease → MKSNRLIKNGALVLLWIVVALFLLFPFYYAVVSSFREGSAIFEASLWPGDPTLANYRAVMTDQPFAKNILNSLIVAFSVVVLSLGLATFASYAFGRAKFKGRRLLLYTILGVSMFPQVAVLSGLFEIVRLFGLYNNLLSLVFSYMIFTLPFTVWVLTSFMRDLPVEIEEAAIMDGASSWTIVTKVFLPLLAPALVTTGLLAFIAAWNEFLFALSFTLTNEQRTVPVAIALITGASQYELPWGNIMAASVIVTVPMIVLVLIFQRKLVAGLTAGAVKG
- a CDS encoding ABC transporter substrate-binding protein, which translates into the protein MGLRGLFASWKSVAAALAALVALGPAQAQREGGAHIAIACGALGIELELCRDAAQEWAAQTGNTVEIVNTPNSSSDRFQLYVQLLSSQSADIDVLQIDVVWAGMLQSHLADLEEPLGDRVDAMFPALGANNRVNGKLVAVPWYIDAGVLYYRKDLLDKYGYAPPKTWDDLTRIATAIQKAERAEGNGRLWGYVFQAKAYEGLTCNALEWVASHGGGSFLGLDRAFTADNPQARTALNRAAGWIGTIAPRGVLNYDEEASRGVFQTGNAVFMRNWPYAWALAQGAESPVRGKVGVVALPKGPDGKSAAALGGWHLAVSRYSRHREEAIDLVRYLTRAEEQKRRAIVGAYNPTLTALYDDREVIAANPFFATLYPAFENAVARPARPAGARYNQVSDAIWRASYDVLQGDSKAGPALTRLEDEIARIAYRARWSEQAE
- a CDS encoding carbohydrate ABC transporter permease — its product is MSRRSAIDAARARSAWLFVTPMLVVLAVVAAWPLARTIWFSMTNATLVDLTTYDFIWFDNFVVHAEGRWYGIFTDPQWLRALWNTLVFAAVSVSLELVLGVIVALIVNASLPGRGLMRAAMLVPWAIPTVVSAKIWQWMLNDQFGVVNAMLEGAGFTDGPIAWLGGSSLAMVSIIMVDVWKTTPFVALLVLAALQTLPKEIYEAAKVDGIHPVKVFFKVTLPLIKPALVVAVIFRLLDAMRMFDLVYVMTGSSEETMTLSVFARQALVSFQDVGYGSAASTGLFLIIAMITVIYIMTLKPLGQEKAA
- a CDS encoding NAD(P)H-dependent glycerol-3-phosphate dehydrogenase, which codes for MTDKNTNRPKFQFAKRGEYFGSSIAVLGAGAWGTAIAIALARGGHAVRLHARRADHVEKMRRDRVNADRLPGHPFPQSLAVSDTMLATVAGAEVVFLAGPSKAVEEQARAAHPHVSADVPFVVCAKGLAEDGDFLCERISRIRGGAPVLMLSGPSFAEEVAEGLQTIVTVAGPTDAAEAVCSRLSSETFVLSPCNDIRGVQVAGVFKNVAAILCGASDGLDAGANSRAALMSEAIREAAAFASAVDGDPATLLGPAGFGDFALTCTDPQSRNYSMGYRLAAGEEEGDETHEGAANVEALAARAGELGVDVPLVEAAADLVAGRASPRAAVGAAFRQRFDRSRQLGKAA
- a CDS encoding alpha-amylase family glycosyl hydrolase, which encodes MTRTPGANDFPWWRGAVIYQVYPRSFADSTGNGVGDIAGLTGKLDYIASLGVDAIWLSPIYKSPMKDFGYDVSDYCDVDPMFGSLADFDAMLEKAHALGLKVLVDQVYSHTSDQHAWFAESRSSRDNPKANWYVWANARADGTPPNNWQSMFGGPAWKWAPVRAQYYMHNFLDSQPQMNLHNPAVQEALLGVAKFWLDRGVDGFRMDALNFAMHDPQLRDNPPAALFDKAVVRPFDYQHHTYSQFHRDTPKFLEKLRKLTDQYDGVFTLAEVCADDGNIAIKRFIKGTTRMNSAYGFDFLYAPKLTSHLVQEVMSHWPDEPGMGWPSWAFENHDAPRAVSRWCTDTGGLWDDKEAKDAFAKVKLALLVALRGTVIAYQGEELGLEQDDIPFELLKDPEAIANWPRTLSRDGARTPMPWDETAQGGFTTGEPWLPLGKANAARAVSLQDGDPGSTLNIARALFRLRRDFPALRLGAVENCQGDGNLLVLDRVFEAQRIRCLFNLGPDERPFSDTSEDTVLIAAVGGATRERLPAYSALFWECNW